GCCCACGAGCAGCAGTTCGCCGAGCGGACTCTCGATGGTCGTGTACGTCGTCATGTCCCCGAGTCTGCTGCGCCGGGCGGCCTGTCACCGGCGGGAATCGGACTTCGCGCTGTGCGGTCCGCGGTACCCCTGGCGGACGGCTCTGACCTGGCGGTATTTACGGTGGAGTACCTCGGCGGTACCGTAAGGGCATGCCAGCTCTCAACGTCGAGTTCAGTGATCGTGAGCTAGAGGACCTGCGGCAGATCGCCAAGGAGCGCGGTACGTCGATGAAGGCCCTCGTCCGGGAGGCAGCCGCCGCCGACATCGCGCGGCATCGTGCCCTCCAGGAAGGCGCGGAGGCCTTCCGGCGCTTCTTCGCGGCCCACGCGGACGAGTTCGCGGCGGCCTTCCCCGACGACGAACCGGCCGTGCGGCGCGAGGAGCGGGTCGTCTGACCGATGGCCTCCGTGGTCCACATCGACGTGCCCTGGCTGCTCCAGCGTCACGAAGAGGTCCTGCCGGACCAGCCCACCATCAACGACTTCTCCGCGCTGGTGGCCGCCGTCGCCCGCCACCGGGTCGACCCGCCCCGCCTCGGGGTGGACTCCGACCCGGCCTGGCGGGCCGCCGCCCTGCTGCACACCCTCGCCCTGCTCAAGCCGCTGCCGTCGGCCAACGCCCGTTTCGCCTGCGCGACGGCCGTGGCGTACATGTTCGTCAGCGATGTCGGCATCGACCCGCCCTACGGCGCTCTCGTCGACCTCGCCCGCGATCTGATCTCCGGCAAGACCGACGTCTACGGCGCGGCCGACCGGCTGCGCTCCTGGCAGATCTGAGTCCCGGGCGGGCCGCGAGGACATGGCCGGCCCGGTCGGCCCCGACCCGCCCTCGGGGCCGCCGACCGAGGGCGGGAGGATCGGGGTCGGCGGCCGGTTTCGCACAGGAGAGCCGCCGTCCTGCGCGTGGCCTCCGAGGGGCCGGTACCAGTGCACTACGCGGTGGTGCGCGCCGGGAGCGTGCGCGGTGCTCCGGCGTGTGCGCGTGTTTCACACGGGGCGTGTGGAATACCGAAAGCGGGATGGCGAGAGCCGCGCCGACCGTGTTTCTGACTTTCTTTCAATGAGGCTGATGTTGCTCAAGTGCCTTGTTGCCATGACCCCTTTGTGCAAGGGTGAACTACCCGCGCGGGGGGTAAAGTCCGGGTCTTCATTCGTCCCGTGGGGAACCGGGCCGGACGAGCCGTCGGTGAATTTCACGCTCCTCGCGCAGCGCCAAAGAGGACGCACACGTCCCCGCTCCTTTTCGGCGAGCAGAAGCCCAGAGCCACCTGCGTGTGGGAAGGAACCCGCTCAGTGCCCACCCCCCACCCCCCTCGTCCGCCGTACCCGCCCCCCGGCGGAGTTCCAGGGGAATCCGACGACGACCTCGGTGCCCGTCTCCGCGGCCGTCCGGACGGCGAAGGGGCCCAGTCGGCCGCGCTCTTGATGGCGCGTCACTGGCAGCCGGTCCACGAGTACGCCGTGATCTGCCTCGCCTCCCGGTCGGAGGTGGCCTCGATGGTCACCGCCGCCGCCTTTCACCAAGTCCTCGACCGCGTCGCGCTCGGCGAACCCGCCACCGCGCTGCGCCCCCGGCTGCTCGTGCGCGCGCGGGACACGGTCCGGGAGTGGTCGGCCGAGGACCGAATATCCGGTGTTCTCCCCGACCTCGCGAAACCCGCCGGCGGTCGCGGTATGCGGGCGGCGAAGTCCATGACGCCGGAAAACCGCAAACTCGCCGAGCGTTCATTCCTCGCCCTGCCCGGACTCGCCCGCTGTCTGCTGTGGCACACCGAGGTCGAGGCCGAGCCGATTGCCGTCCCCGCCGGTCTGCTCGGCATGGATACCGACGCCGCGTCGGCCGCTCTCGAACAGGCGCGTGACAAATTCCGCGAGGGTTGTGTACATGCCCATCGGGAACTCGCGCCGACCAAGGATTGCCGGTTCTACAACCGACTCCTCGACGTCCCGATTCGGCGCGGCGGCGCCCTGTTGCCGGATGTCCAGCAGCATCTGGACGAGTGCCGTTACTGCCGTTTCGCCGCCGAACAACTCAGCCATTTCGAAGGCGGGTTGGGGGTGCTGCTCGCCGAGTCCGTGCTCGGCTGGGGAGCCCGCCGCTACCTCGACTCCCGCCGCGGGAACGACCGGCAGGGCCCGCGCGCCCAGGGCGGCGCCCGGCACGGCGGCGGGCGCCGTCGTCTGCTGTCCCGCATACCGTCCCCCGGCCGCCGTCCCCCCGAGGGCCCCCGGCCCTCCCGGGTGCTGCTCACCGGAGTGGGCCTCGCCTCGGTGGGGCTGATCGCCAGTGTGCTCGCCGTGAGCCTGTGGTCGGACGACGGCGGCGCCGACCCGGCCGCCTCCACCAGCGCCACCGGCAGCGAGTCGGCCCCGGACGGCGTCTCCGCCTCCCCGCCCGGCACCGCCCAACTGCCCCTGGCGCCAAGCCGGTCCAGGCTGCGCAACGTCGGCGCCGACCTCTGCCTCGACATCCGCGGCGAGGTGAAGAAGGGCGCCGGGACCGAACTGGAGGCCTGCTCGGACGACGACACCCAGAAATGGACGTACGACGAGGAGGACGGGCTGCTGCGCAGCGCCGCGGACCCCGATCTGTGCCTCGACTCGCGGGCCGACGCCGGTGTGGTCATCCTCGGCAGCTGCGCGGACGAGAAGAGCGGGCGCGCCGCCGACGTGCGCTACGACATCACCGTGCAGGGCGAGTTGCTCACCCGCTGGGACGAGCAGCTCGCCGTCACCTCCACCAGCGGGGAGCCGGACTCCGACATCGTCGTCAAGGTCCGTGACGGCTCGAACCAGCAGCGCTGGGTGACGGACGCCGT
This DNA window, taken from Streptomyces sp. NBC_00663, encodes the following:
- a CDS encoding RICIN domain-containing protein; this encodes MPTPHPPRPPYPPPGGVPGESDDDLGARLRGRPDGEGAQSAALLMARHWQPVHEYAVICLASRSEVASMVTAAAFHQVLDRVALGEPATALRPRLLVRARDTVREWSAEDRISGVLPDLAKPAGGRGMRAAKSMTPENRKLAERSFLALPGLARCLLWHTEVEAEPIAVPAGLLGMDTDAASAALEQARDKFREGCVHAHRELAPTKDCRFYNRLLDVPIRRGGALLPDVQQHLDECRYCRFAAEQLSHFEGGLGVLLAESVLGWGARRYLDSRRGNDRQGPRAQGGARHGGGRRRLLSRIPSPGRRPPEGPRPSRVLLTGVGLASVGLIASVLAVSLWSDDGGADPAASTSATGSESAPDGVSASPPGTAQLPLAPSRSRLRNVGADLCLDIRGEVKKGAGTELEACSDDDTQKWTYDEEDGLLRSAADPDLCLDSRADAGVVILGSCADEKSGRAADVRYDITVQGELLTRWDEQLAVTSTSGEPDSDIVVKVRDGSNQQRWVTDAVSPSAGALSVPDSDAPSVRAVDLTERGEPR
- a CDS encoding toxin Doc; the protein is MASVVHIDVPWLLQRHEEVLPDQPTINDFSALVAAVARHRVDPPRLGVDSDPAWRAAALLHTLALLKPLPSANARFACATAVAYMFVSDVGIDPPYGALVDLARDLISGKTDVYGAADRLRSWQI